A genome region from Manihot esculenta cultivar AM560-2 chromosome 5, M.esculenta_v8, whole genome shotgun sequence includes the following:
- the LOC110616064 gene encoding MADS-box protein CMB1-like produces MGRGRVELKRIENKINRQVTFAKRRNGLLKKAYELSVLCDAEVALIIFSNRGKLYEFCSTSSMAKTIEKYQRCSYAPLGNDQSVHDTQSCYQEYLKLKAKVEVLQHSQRNLHGENLGDLNIKDLQQLELQLDSSLKKIRSTKTQFMLDQLSELQRKEELLLQTNKALRKKLVETDAALQSSWEASDQSAFQYDRQPAQPDGLLDPLQCNRNLRIGFSPGEADELPVATTDQNVNGFIPGWML; encoded by the exons atgggtagaggaAGAGTAGAGCTGAAGAGGATAGAGAACAAGATAAATCGACAGGTAACATTTGCTAAGAGGAGAAATGGGTTGCTTAAGAAAGCTTATGAGCTTTCTGTTCTTTGTGATGCTGAGGTTGCTCTTATCATTTTCTCTAATCGGGGCAAGCTTTATGAGTTCTGCAGCACTTCTAG CATGGCAAAGACAATTGAGAAATACCAGAGATGCAGTTATGCACCATTGGGAAACGACCAATCTGTGCATGACACACAG AGCTGCTACCAGGAATATCTGAAGCTAAAAGCTAAAGTTGAGGTTCTACAGCATTCACAgag GAATCTTCATGGGGAGAATTTGGGAGATTTGAACATAAAGGACCTTCAGCAGCTTGAACTCCAGCTTGACTCCTCATTGAAGAAAATCAGGTCAACTAAG ACCCAGTTTATGCTTGATCAACTTTCTGAACTTCAAAGGAAG GAAGAACTGTTACTGCAGACCAACAAGGCTTTAAGGAAGAAG TTGGTGGAAACTGATGCAGCCCTTCAGTCATCATGGGAAGCTAGCGACCAAAGCGCTTTTCAATACGACCGCCAGCCTGCTCAACCAGATGGCTTACTCGATCCTTTACAGTGCAATAGAAATTTGCGAATTGG TTTCAGTCCAGGGGAAGCAGATGAGTTACCTGTTGCAACCACAGATCAAAATGTTAATGGATTCATACCTGGGTGGAtgctttaa
- the LOC110616063 gene encoding agamous-like MADS-box protein AP1 — MGRGRVQLKRIDNKINRQVTFSKRRAGLLKKAHEISVLCDAEVALIVFSQKGKLFEYSTDSCMEKILERYERYSYAERQIISTDLNSQENWTLEYNRLKAKVELLQRNHRHYMGEDIESLSLKELQNLEQQLDTALKHIRARKNQLMYESISELQKKEKAIQEQNSMLTKQIKEKEKAVAQQALWEQHNHGTNMSPFLLPQPPLPCLNIGVNYQEEAPEVRRNELDLTLEPLYSCHLGCFTS; from the exons atGGGGAGAGGTAGGGTTCAGTTGAAGAGGATAGATAACAAGATCAACCGCCAGGTGACATTTTCCAAAAGGAGAGCTGGGTTGTTGAAGAAGGCTCATGAGATCTCAGTCTTGTGTGATGCTGAAGTCGCTTTGATCGTCTTCTCTCAGAAAGGGAAGCTCTTTGAATACTCTACTGATTCTTG CATGGAGAAGATTCTTGAACGCTATGAGAGGTATTCTTATGCGGAGAGGCAAATCATATCCACTGATCTTAATTCACAG GAGAATTGGACCCTTGAATATAACAGACTCAAGGCAAAGGTTGAGCTTTTACAGAGAAACCATAG GCACTACATGGGAGAAGATATAGAATCGTTGAGTCTGAAAGAGCTGCAAAACTTGGAGCAACAGCTTGACACAGCTCTTAAGCACATTCGGGCGAGAAAA AACCAACTGATGTATGAGTCCATCTCTGAGCTTCAGAAAAAG GAGAAGGCAATTCAAGAGCAAAATAGCATGCTAACAAAACAG ATCAAGGAAAAAGAGAAGGCAGTGGCACAGCAGGCACTCTGGGAGCAACACAACCATGGAACTAATATGTCACCCTTCCTTCTGCCACAGCCACCACTCCCATGTCTAAACATTGg AGTCAATTACCAGGAAGAAGCACCAGAAGTGAGGAGGAATGAACTCGATCTCACTCTGGAGCCACTGTATTCGTGCCACCTTGGATGCTTTACCTcatga